The Kluyveromyces lactis strain NRRL Y-1140 chromosome D complete sequence genome has a window encoding:
- the SCP160 gene encoding Scp160p (similar to uniprot|P06105 Saccharomyces cerevisiae YJL080C SCP160 May be required during cell division for faithful partitioning of the ER-nuclear envelope membranes involved in control of mitotic chromsome transmission) — MSEITPDVAEDYSQIVVDTPPSSADDSSKLAGQTIEQTEKSNGEEAATAPAVKVLFPRLGGNAAASASGNAVSWGSTLKSGSSVNSVSSLSHGKNGRASSPGSAKPLRSRNIQEVFSLDLDAQYQITKTEFSSIVQSVKQKYDVSVESTLSKTSRTFLISGSSDKIGLAKRELVKKLTKPVNVTFEVPSKTRSAIIGSGGKTIRAISDAAGVKIVVPKEVDEGTYDSDLEDYSVTISLHGDAESVLVAKSKILDVVKEETKNAKIVLPVEDSKLVPFIDLESVEIPADVKAQLFTNNDPAEIALNGPRDNVKLAKVKVINYLNELGLKIVVKKEKVPFKFHPLVKPSELNEKFHVEVQAPSISGDDQFVFIGSSDNVNEAIVYAKNSSKFHTVESLEISKAHGKNVKHAKNLILYFQKYNVLDQITEDFPQVQVVLPKVESIPALESVSITLISNNDAADAIKTVRKQIVALVNELSPEQTLTISDLDYHLFHKDIKQILVSTESDVPFIQLGDCFPGNDDILLITKINEDDFKPSDDELKVKLESVNQQLEPIRKKQSLLASNVVSLAKKEQDELLGESKVTLNLINEAVSHAGAHALIKLSTPSVNQITIRGDDHGCKIASAAVKSIVENSSTESKITFQVPTNVVSRLIGPKGANLQQIREKFDVQTFIPQDSKDENTDVTLTGLQYNLDQAKTYILAEAKKWSDIITKELIVPMKYHRTLSGPQGTYRIRLENKYSVFIRFPKDSELVTIRGPSRGVKAAYDELKALLDFEIENGHKELLKVPVDYVTRVIGKSGETINDIKAEYGVELNFLDKTDSEKAKEAGEVELEITGSRSSIKEAANKVKSIIDQASNFETVTLEDIDSKYYSDIIGRSGSQLKEIISKAGGDEIRNKRVNIPDASSEDKVITIFGPSDFVKKVVKQIKGVVSGLENSITEELNIPQEKFGALIGPAGSVRRELETEFKVRIHVPNKNSSDEKVTVSGSPANIESCKKKIEKEIIRDSFDLEIAVPAKYHSYVSNSGLIFQTLRNEFSIDVSHGNLTRTAQSLSRANYKVPENVAGGENESSNVLIQSVTETEAKVDTIPWRLTYSPIDLSDVLGEDYKKDEESKDQVLEKASKLIEDRIAEAKLVNTEGFVWSKDAKKFNSIVGPNGRNIREIRNATKTVIHVPRKSDKVNNVIYVLGSEEGVKKAAELICKRLK, encoded by the coding sequence atgtCTGAAATCACTCCTGATGTTGCTGAAGATTATTCTCAAATCGTGGTAGATACGCCACCTTCTTCTGCTGATGATTCGTCGAAATTAGCTGGCCAAACAATTGaacaaactgaaaagtCTAATGGTGAAGAAGCTGCCACTGCGCCAGCGGTCAAGGTTTTATTTCCAAGATTGGGAGGAAATGCTGCTGCGTCTGCTTCTGGCAATGCTGTCTCCTGGGGGTCTACTCTGAAATCAGGTAGCTCCGTTAACAGTGTCTCTTCTCTTTCCCATGGCAAAAACGGACGTGCTTCTTCACCTGGTTCTGCTAAGCCATTGCGTTCGAGAAACATTCAGGAAGTGTTCTCGCTAGACTTAGATGCACAATACCAAATCACAAAGACCGAATTCTCCAGCATCGTTCAGTCTGTTAAACAAAAGTACGATGTCTCTGTGGAATCCACACTATCAAAGACTTCGCGTACTTTCTTGATCTCTGGTTCTTCTGACAAGATTGGTCTTGCTAAGAGAGAGTTGGTCAAGAAGTTGACTAAACCTGTCAATGTGACTTTTGAAGTTCCTTCAAAAACTAGATCTGCCATTATCGGATCTGGTGGTAAGACCATCAGAGCAATCTCAGATGCTGCTGGTGTAAAAATCGTGGTTCCGAAGGAGGTTGATGAGGGTACCTACGATTCAGATTTGGAAGACTATTCAGTAACCATCTCTTTACACGGCGATGCTGAATCTGTTCTCGTTGCAAAGAGTAAGATCTTGGACGTCGTGAAGGAGGAAACTAAAAACGCCAAGATTGTTCTTCCTGTCGAGGACTCCAAGTTGGTTCCCTTCATCGATCTAGAATCAGTTGAAATTCCAGCTGATGTAAAGGCGCAGCTGTTTACAAACAATGACCCCGCTGAAATCGCATTAAATGGTCCTCGTGATAATGTTAAATTGGCCAAGGTTAAGGTGATCAACTATTTGAACGAATTGGGTCTAAAGATCGTGgtgaaaaaggaaaaggtCCCATTCAAATTCCATCCTTTGGTAAAGCCTTCAGAATTGAATGAGAAGTTCCACGTCGAAGTACAAGCTCCAAGTATTTCCGGCGATGATCAATTCGTTTTCATCGGAAGCTCTGACAACGTCAATGAGGCCATCGTGTACGCTAAGAACTCATCTAAATTCCATACCGTGGAATCATTGgaaatttcaaaagctcATGGTAAAAACGTTAAACATGCTAAGAACTTGATTCTATACTTCCAAAAATATAACGTCTTAGATCAAATTACCGAAGACTTCCCACAAGTGCAAGTAGTTTTACCTAAAGTGGAAAGTATTCCAGCATTGGAATCCGTCAGTATTACCttaatttcaaacaacGATGCCGCAGACGCTATCAAGACCGTTCGTAAACAAATTGTAGCTTTGGTTAATGAATTATCTCCAGAACAAACGTTAACTATTTCAGATTTGGATTATCATCTATTCCACAAGGACATCAAGCAAATCTTGGTCTCGACTGAAAGTGATGTCCCATTCATTCAATTGGGTGACTGTTTCCCAGGTAATGACGATATCTTACTAATCACCAAGatcaatgaagatgatttcaagccatctgatgatgaactaAAAGTTAAGCTGGAATCGGTCAACCAACAATTGGAACCAATcagaaagaagcaaagCCTTTTAGCATCCAATGTTGTTTCCCTTGCCAAAAAAGAACAGGATGAACTACTCGGAGAATCAAAAGTCACTTTGAACTTGATCAATGAAGCTGTTTCTCATGCTGGCGCTCATGCTTTAATCAAGTTGAGCACCCCTTCAGTCAACCAAATTACTATCAGAGGTGATGACCATGGATGTAAGATTGCTTCCGCTGCTGTCAAGTCCATCGTCGagaattcatcaacagaatCCAAGATCACATTCCAAGTTCCAACCAATGTAGTTTCGAGATTGATTGGTCCAAAGGGTGCTAACTTACAACAAATTCGTGAAAAGTTTGACGTTCAAACTTTCATCCCACAAGATTCTAAGGATGAGAATACCGATGTTACATTGACCGGTTTGCAATACAATCTTGACCAAGCGAAAACATATATTCTAGCAGAAGCTAAAAAATGGTCCGATATTATCACTAAGGAATTAATCGTCCCTATGAAGTACCACCGTACATTAAGTGGACCTCAAGGCACTTATCGTATCCGTTTGGAGAACAAGTACTCCGTTTTCATCAGATTTCCTAAGGACAGTGAGTTAGTCACCATCAGAGGTCCATCTCGTGGTGTCAAAGCCGCTTATGATGAACTGAAGGCTCTTTTGGACttcgaaattgaaaatggcCATAAAGAGCTTCTCAAAGTTCCAGTCGACTATGTTACTAGAGTCATAGGTAAAAGTGGTGAAACTATCAACGATATTAAGGCAGAGTATGGTGTTGAGTTAAACTTTTTGGACAAAACCGACAGTGAAAAGGCTAAGGAAGCTGGTGAAGTCGAGTTGGAAATCACTGGTTCTAGATCTAGCATCAAAGAAGCTGCAAACAAAGTCAAATCTATCATTGATCAAGCATCAAATTTTGAGACAGTTACTCTGGAAGATATCGACTCTAAGTATTATAGCGATATCATCGGTCGTAGTGGCTcccaattgaaagaaattatcagCAAAGCTGGTGGTGATGAGATTAGAAACAAGAGAGTCAATATCCCTGATGCCTCTTCTGAAGACAAGGTTATCACTATCTTCGGACCATCTGACTTTGTGAAGAAGGTTGTCAAACAAATTAAGGGAGTTGTTTCTGGCTTAGAAAACAGCATTACCGAGGAGCTAAATATTCCACAAGAGAAGTTTGGTGCCTTGATTGGTCCAGCTGGATCAGTAAGACGTGAATTGGAGACAGAATTCAAAGTAAGAATTCATGTTCCAAACAAGAACAGCTCAGATGAAAAGGTCACTGTTTCTGGTTCTCCTGCTAATATTGAATCttgcaagaagaaaatcgaaaaagaaatcatcagGGATAGTTTCGACTTGGAAATTGCTGTCCCTGCCAAATACCATTCATACGTTTCTAACTCTGGTTTGATTTTCCAAACGTTAAGAAACGAATTTTCTATTGATGTTTCTCATGGTAACTTGACTAGAACCGCACAAAGTTTATCTCGTGCGAACTACAAGGTTCCTGAAAATGTCGCTGGTGGTGAAAATGAAAGCTCCAACGTCCTCATTCAATCTGTCACAGAAACTGAAGCTAAGGTTGACACAATCCCATGGAGATTAACATACTCACCAATTGACTTGAGTGATGTTTTAGGTGAAGACTAtaagaaagatgaagaaagcaAAGATCAAGTCTTAGAAAAAGCGTCCAAATTGATAGAAGACAGAATCGCCGAGGCTAAACTTGTTAACACCGAAGGTTTCGTTTGGTCCAAGGATGCAAAGAAGTTTAACTCTATTGTTGGACCAAACGGTAGAAATATCAGAGAAATCAGAAATGCCACTAAAACTGTTATCCATGTTCCAAGAAAAAGCGATAAGGTTAACAATGTTATATATGTCCTAGGCTCTGAAGAAGGTGTGAAAAAGGCAGCTGAATTGATCTGCAAGAGATTAAAATAG
- a CDS encoding CAP domain-containing protein (some similarities with uniprot|P36110 Saccharomyces cerevisiae YKR013W PRY2 Protein of unknown function, has similarity to Pry1p and Pry3p and to the plant PR-1 class of pathogen related proteins), which yields MNQVYWLILVVLIHAKILCHAQGITVTKYNTVRIIRTKTVSTTTHFTTSRTIVYRTASGTFTEQVSTKPTATDPDFKTEILDVHNSLRKKHQVSSLVWAPELASRAQNFANSYVCNGQLEHSKLPYGENLALGYNTTSAVLAWYNEVKLYDFNNPQFAANTGHFTQLVWKNTSKLGCAFIRCGQYYGQYTVCEYDPPGNVIGKFSENVLPEK from the coding sequence ATGAATCAGGTTTACTGGCTCATATTGGTGGTACTAATCCACGCAAAAATCTTGTGTCATGCACAGGGTATAACAGTGACAAAATACAACACTGTTCGAATAATAAGAACGAAAACCGTCTCAACGACAACACATTTCACAActtcaagaacaattgtTTACAGAACAGCCTCCGGCACCTTCACGGAACAAGTGTCCACAAAACCAACGGCCACGGACCCGGATTTCAAAACGGAAATCCTGGACGTGCACAACTCATTACGCAAGAAACATCAGGTTTCATCGCTAGTTTGGGCTCCAGAACTTGCATCTAGAGCACAAAATTTCGCCAATTCTTACGTATGCAACGGGCAATTAGAACACTCAAAGCTGCCTTACGGAGAGAACCTTGCTCTAGGATATAATACTACCTCAGCTGTTCTAGCATGGTATAACGAGGTAAAACTGTACGATTTTAACAACCCACAGTTCGCAGCAAATACAGGACATTTCACCCAGCTGGTATGGAAAAATACCTCGAAACTTGGCTGTGCATTTATACGATGTGGCCAGTATTACGGTCAATATACAGTATGCGAATACGACCCACCGGGGAATGTAATCGGAAAGTTCAGTGAAAATGTCTTACCCGAGAAGTAA
- a CDS encoding CAP domain-containing protein (some similarities with uniprot|P47032 Saccharomyces cerevisiae YJL079C PRY1 Protein of unknown function, has similarity to Pry2p and Pry3p and to the plant PR-1 class of pathogen related proteins), which translates to MPWQCRHTLRRCLAFVYLAFLLYSRIYFLTYIYVLIFFAGFKISWFKASIYITRGLISFCLRLKHQARFIFFKEPVPSFVTMKLSNATLLSLAATAIAAPVATVTVHEHVRHTVIVEGYVYIDGTTTSTGYRTVNGQSVETAAPATETDTAAFVTQVVAAGAAASPSSQAVAAEYVSDEDTTTTGAPSTTSTAEQTTLTPTPTIEQTATSTPATTTAATSSSSSDSNLSSFASSMLDEHNAKRALHKDTPTLSWSDELASYAQNYADDYDCSGSLTHSGGPYGENLAIGYGTTGAVDAWYSEIKDYSFSNPDYSSSTGHFTQVVWKSTTKVGCGIKQCGGVWGDYIICSYDPAGNMLGTFASNVEPLA; encoded by the coding sequence ATGCCCTGGCAGTGTAGACACACATTGCGCCGGTGTTTAGCATTTGTCTATTTGGCATTCCTTTTATACTCTCGTATATATTTCttaacatatatatatgtgttAATATTCTTTGCTGGTTTCAAGATTTCGTGGTTTAAAGCtagtatatatattacaAGAGGTcttatttctttctgtCTGAGATTGAAACACCAGGCGCgttttatattttttaaAGAACCAGTACCATCCTTTGTCACAATGAAGCTGTCCAATGCCACTCTTTTATCTCTTGCAGCTACTGCTATCGCTGCCCCAGTAGCCACTGTTACTGTTCATGAACACGTTAGACATACCGTCATCGTCGAAGGTTATGTCTACATTGATGGTACCACTACTTCTACCGGATACAGAACTGTAAATGGGCAATCCGTCGAAACTGCTGCCCCAGCCACCGAAACTGACACGGCCGCTTTTGTTACTCAAGTTGTTGCTGCCGGTGCTGCTGCCTCTCCATCGTCTCAAGCTGTCGCTGCTGAGTACGTCTCTGATGAAGATACCACCACTACTGGTGCTCCATCCACCACATCCACTGCTGAACAAACTACTTTGACCCCAACTCCAACCATCGAGCAAACTGCTACCAGTACCCCAGCTACCACTACTGCAGCTACCAGTTCTTCCAGCTCTGACTCTAACCTTTCGTCCTTCGCGTCTTCAATGTTGGATGAGCACAATGCTAAGAGAGCTCTACATAAGGACACTCCAACTTTGTCCTGGTCCGATGAATTGGCCTCTTACGCTCAAAACTACGCTGATGATTACGACTGTTCAGGTTCATTGACTCATTCTGGTGGTCCATACGGTGAGAATTTGGCCATTGGTTATGGTACCACTGGTGCTGTCGATGCTTGGTACAGCGAAATCAAGGATTACAGTTTCTCCAATCCAGATTATTCCTCTAGCACCGGTCATTTCACCCAAGTTGTTTGGAAATCCACCACCAAGGTCGGTTGTGGTATCAAGCAATGTGGTGGTGTATGGGGCGACTACATCATCTGTTCCTACGATCCAGCTGGTAACATGCTAGGTACTTTTGCCTCAAATGTCGAGCCATTGGCTTAA
- a CDS encoding uncharacterized protein (similar to uniprot|Q12012 Saccharomyces cerevisiae YOR289W Hypothetical ORF) produces MSLETSSPYAFYAFYQLYSQFYRVPKITLETVNDFLYQGKGLKPEFARSPLFVTWKKLKKGEYQLRGCIGTFSEGKIEEGLKRYALISALQDSRFTPIEREELSQLRCGCNLLSQFKTIYSSEGTGNSGDIWNWEIGKHGIEIKFRHPKTNSRMSATFLPEVIPEQGWDQRETFENLIEKAGCWNYLEEVMKHWEKYFDEVIRYEGTKSEIAWDEFETGLSTVAEAE; encoded by the coding sequence ATGTCATTAGAAACTAGTTCTCCATACGCATTTTATGCTTTCTACCAGTTATACAGCCAATTTTATCGCGTGCCTAAGATAACACTAGAAACCGTGAACGATTTTTTGTATCAGGGGAAAGGTTTAAAACCTGAGTTTGCACGGAGTCCCCTATTTGTCAcatggaagaagttgaagaaaggTGAATACCAACTTAGAGGGTGTATTGGTACGTTTTCCGAAGGTAAGATTGAAGAGGGTTTGAAAAGGTACGCTTTGATATCTGCATTGCAGGATTCGAGATTTACACCAATCGAGCGGGAAGAATTGAGCCAGCTAAGATGTGGATGCAATTTACTCAGTCAGTTCAAGACTATTTATAGCAGTGAGGGCACAGGCAATAGTGGTGATATTTGGAATTGGGAGATTGGGAAACATGGTATTGAGATTAAATTCAGGCATCCCAAGACCAATTCTCGGATGAGTGCTACTTTTTTGCCAGAGGTAATCCCAGAACAAGGTTGGGACCAACGAGAGACGTTTGAGAATTTGATCGAGAAAGCGGGATGTTGGAATTATCTAGAGGAAGTTATGAAACATTGGGAGAAGTATTTCGATGAGGTGATCCGATACGAGGGAACAAAATCCGAAATAGCATGGGATGAGTTCGAGACAGGGTTGTCAACTGTCGCTGAGGCCGAATAG
- the MPD1 gene encoding protein disulfide isomerase MPD1 (similar to uniprot|Q12404 Saccharomyces cerevisiae YOR288C MPD1 Member of the protein disulfide isomerase (PDI) family) produces MMYTRLLYALFLLVELAFGANFYDRDENIMELTPSNFDKVIHRTNYTTLVMFYAPWCGYCQELKGSMKSAGKILSGMVQVAGVNCDESVNKQLCAQNRVSGFPTLMVFRPPKINLDNPKKNSNGAASQHATEVYKGERKLKPIVDFALSRVKNYVKRLNRYSKFEELLKSSRTRYAVVLISKKEKIPTLYKSVALDWLGIYDFYSIWDEKLQGVSQLSFENDTKNWPNTVKYLQSLEKSETELQSPRIVVIDRETDTYDELDILKTTDKNDIATFLSKFESKPREGPLSKRQEYLKSILNKSKSKKSKTKKNKQKTKLTKDDIVQDEL; encoded by the coding sequence ATGATGTACACACGTCTTCTATATGCATTGTTTTTGTTGGTCGAACTGGCGTTCGGAGCCAATTTCTACGACCGTGATGAGAATATCATGGAATTGACACCTTCTAACTTCGATAAAGTCATTCATAGGACCAATTACACCACTTTGGTCATGTTTTATGCTCCGTGGTGTGGTTACTGTCAGGAATTGAAAGGTTCCATGAAATCTGCCGGTAAAATCCTCTCTGGAATGGTACAAGTTGCTGGAGTGAACTGTGATGAAAGTGTGAATAAACAATTATGTGCACAGAACAGAGTATCGGGGTTCCCAACGTTAATGGTATTCAGGCCTCCAAAGATCAATTTGGATAAcccaaagaaaaattccaatGGTGCTGCGTCACAGCATGCCACAGAAGTGTACAAGGGagaaaggaaattgaaGCCCATTGTCGATTTCGCTTTATCTAGAGTGAAAAACTACGTGAAGCGGTTGAACCGTTACAGTAAGTTCGAAGAACTATtaaaatcttcaagaaCCAGGTACGCTGTAGTGCTTATCTcaaagaaggagaagatTCCAACTTTATATAAATCTGTAGCCCTCGATTGGCTTGGGATCTACGATTTCTATTCGATCTGGGACGAGAAATTGCAAGGCGTGTCACAATTGAGTTTTGAGAACGATACAAAGAATTGGCCAAATACTGTTAAATACCTCCAATCGTTAGAAAAAAGTGAAACTGAATTACAATCGCCCAGAATCGTAGTGATAGATAGAGAAACAGATACTTATGACGAACTAGACATATTAAAAACTACAGATAAAAATGACATTGCAACGTTCCTTTCGAAATTCGAGTCAAAACCAAGGGAAGGTCCACTCAGTAAGAGACAAGAATACCTCAAAtctattttgaataaatcaAAGTCAAAGAAGTCCAAGACtaaaaagaacaaacagAAGACTAAACTTACGAAGGACGACATAGTTCAGGATGAGTTGTAG
- the MRPL23 gene encoding mitochondrial 54S ribosomal protein uL13m (highly similar to uniprot|Q12487 Saccharomyces cerevisiae YOR150W MRPL23 Mitochondrial ribosomal protein of the large subunit), with the protein MSQKVGHTGLAFARMWHHVDISKDKRTLGRVASQVALALMGKHKPVYHPSADCGDYVVVTNCQALRVTGNKMTQKTYWSHTSRPGSLKLTTMEDMISNKGYSEVLKKAVSGMLPKNKLRKIRLARLKIFDGSEHPYKSNITAFADQQLELQHQKK; encoded by the coding sequence ATGTCTCAAAAGGTAGGACATACTGGTTTGGCATTTGCCAGGATGTGGCATCATGTTGATATATCCAAGGACAAGAGAACGCTTGGTAGGGTGGCATCTCAGGTTGCTCTAGCGTTAATGGGGAAGCACAAGCCAGTGTATCATCCATCTGCTGATTGCGGTGATTATGTTGTGGTAACGAACTGCCAAGCTTTGCGTGTGACGGGGAACAAGATGACCCAAAAGACGTACTGGTCGCATACTTCTAGACCAGGTTCATTAAAGTTGACTACAATGGAAGACATGATCAGTAACAAGGGTTACAGTgaagttttgaagaaggctGTGTCCGGAATGCTTCCCAAGAATAAACTTCGTAAGATCAGACTTGCTAGATTAAAAATTTTCGATGGAAGTGAACATCCATACAAGAGTAATATCACCGCATTTGCTGATCAGCAACTAGAGCTGCAACACCAGAAGAAATAG
- the CRN1 gene encoding coronin (similar to uniprot|Q06440 Saccharomyces cerevisiae YLR429W CRN1 Coronin cortical actin cytoskeletal component that associates with the Arp2p/Arp3p complex to regulate its activity), with the protein MAHGYHIWHSLIISGRFVRASKYRHVYGQPAKKELQYENLRITSNAWDSNLIKCNGKYISVNWNSSGGGAFAVIPVKEVGKIPDQVPLFRGHTAQVLDTDFSPFNDHIVASGSDDGKIGIWEIPEDYGLHEYVDEEGNPKDLKPVRMLSGHSRKVGHLLFHPLAENILASSSLDYTVKIWDISQEEVKFTLKHPDMVTSMSFSYDGKHLVTVSRDKKLRVWDVRAEKIVSEGPAHSGAKNQRVVWLGDTDKVATTGFSRLSDRQIGVWDAFNLEKGNLGGFYNVDQSSGILMPFYDDSNRILYVAGKGDGNIRYFEFQNDELYELSEYQSTEPQRGFAVAPKRSVNVKENEVLKAYKAVGEHAVEPISFYVPRKSEVFQDDIYPDAPSSKPALSAAEWVEGKSVDGPILFKLQTLYDGSEPEFTDSKKPVKELTSESKEQPKSPSQSPSQSPSTEVKHEVIIQLTPSNKSKKTSPSPASSSSSGSPARKEMPPAKDTGKNQVDELLSKDASVNKLLQKASDLDADNEAENPSEESSVWDSEDEKIVKASQQPEVVVKVEANTDSEPDKAAEEVPQQKEENSSTEITSKASASSKVESTPEAKVEASSQASVETNIRVNPSQEDSEEKPSSNPNTGGAAGAAAAAGAAAAAGASTNKSLNLRQSVETLSGLVLKLESYIDKLTEENTRKDEILAALEAKVDRLLEQGK; encoded by the coding sequence ATGGCCCATGGCTACCACATTTGGCACTCTCTTATTATCAGTGGAAGATTTGTACGTGCTTCAAAGTACAGACATGTTTATGGTCAACCAGCGAAGAAGGAGTTGCAATACGAAAACTTAAGAATCACTAGTAATGCGTGGGATTCTAATCTAATCAAGTGTAATGGAAAGTACATTTCTGTCAATTGGAACTCCTCAGGCGGTGGCGCTTTTGCCGTCATCCCAGTTAAGGAAGTTGGTAAAATTCCAGATCAAGTCCCTTTGTTTAGAGGCCATACTGCACAAGTTTTAGATACTGATTTTAGTCCATTTAACGATCATATTGTCGCGTCTGGCTCTGACGATGGAAAAATCGGTATCTGGGAGATTCCTGAAGATTATGGTCTACATGAATACGTCGATGAGGAGGGAAATCCCAAGGACCTGAAACCTGTCAGAATGCTATCTGGTCATTCACGGAAGGTTGGCCATCTATTGTTCCATCCTCTTGCCGAAAACATTCttgcttcatcttccttAGATTATACAGTCAAGATTTGGGACATCTCTCAAGAAGAGGTGAAGTTTACTTTAAAGCATCCAGATATGGTTACATCTATGTCCTTCAGCTATGATGGTAAACATTTGGTGACAGTCTCCCGCGACAAGAAGTTAAGAGTGTGGGATGTAAGAGCGGAGAAAATTGTTAGTGAGGGCCCAGCACATTCCGGTGCCAAGAACCAGAGAGTGGTATGGTTAGGTGACACCGATAAAGTTGCTACTACTGGGTTTTCCAGATTGAGTGATCGTCAGATTGGTGTCTGGGATGCATTTAATCTTGAGAAGGGTAATTTGGGTGGATTTTATAACGTTGATCAATCTTCTGGTATTCTAATGCCATTCTATGATGATTCGAATAGGATTCTATACGTTGCTGGAAAAGGTGATGGTAATATTCGTTACTTCGAGTTCCAAAACGATGAATTATATGAGTTATCGGAGTACCAGTCCACTGAACCTCAGAGAGGTTTTGCAGTAGCTCCAAAAAGATCTGTAAATGTGAAGGAGAATGAAGTGTTGAAGGCTTATAAAGCTGTAGGTGAACACGCCGTTGAACCGATTTCTTTCTATGTGCCTAGAAAGTCCGAGGTTTTCCAAGATGACATTTATCCTGATGCTCCTTCTAGTAAACCAGCATTATCTGCAGCTGAATGGGTTGAGGGTAAATCTGTTGATGGCCCAATTTTGTTCAAACTCCAAACTTTATATGATGGAAGCGAACCTGAATTCACAGATTCCAAGAAACCAGTCAAAGAATTAACTTCAGAGTCTAAAGAACAGCCAAAATCTCCATCTCAATCTCCATCTCAATCCCCATCCACAGAAGTAAAGCATGAAGTGATAATTCAACTAACGCCTAGTAATAAAAGTAAGAAAACATCACCAAGTCCTGCTTCATCATCTAGTTCTGGTAGTCCAGCTAGGAAAGAAATGCCACCAGCAAAAGACACTGGCAAGAACCAAGTAGACGAACTATTGAGTAAGGATGCTTCTGTAAACAAGTTGCTGCAAAAGGCTTCTGACTTAGATGCTGATAATGAGGCTGAAAACCCAAGCGAAGAAAGTTCAGTATGGGACTCTGAGGATGAAAAGATCGTGAAAGCATCACAACAACCAGAAGTTGTTGTGAAGGTGGAAGCTAACACCGATTCTGAACCTGACAAGGCTGCTGAAGAGGTTCCACAGcaaaaggaagaaaattCGTCTACAGAAATTACCTCGAAGGCCTCAGCTTCTTCTAAAGTCGAAAGTACTCCAGAGGCAAAGGTCGAAGCTTCATCACAGGCTAGCGTGGAAACAAACATCCGTGTGAACCCTTCTCAGGAAGACAGCGAAGAAAAGCCATCTTCCAATCCGAATACAGGTGGCGCAGCTGgagcagcagcagcagctggagcagcagcagcagctgGAGCATCTACGAACAAGTCTCTCAATTTGAGACAATCTGTAGAAACATTATCTGGATTAGTTCTAAAGTTGGAAAGCTATATTGATAAATTAACCGAGGAAAATACCCGCAAAGATGAAATTCTTGCTGCTTTGGAAGCAAAAGTAGATCGTCTTTTGGAGCAAGGGaaataa